In the Psychromicrobium lacuslunae genome, CCAACAGCACCTGCTCAGACACCCGGCCCAGCAGCGGTGCATTATCCACGGTGGCTGGCCGAGCGCGCGCAGTCACCTCATTCAGCGCGAGCTCAGCAACCGCGGGGAGCAATGCTTGGGCGTCCCTCAGCAGAGCGTAGACAGCGCCCGCCGATGGCAGCGAGGAGGCGTCCTCGCGTTGGCTCGCGCCGATCACCAGGCTGCCGTCCTGACGCGGTACCAGGTACACCGAAGAGCCTCTTACCAGGGCACGAACGGTGTGACTAAGCAGCGGACTCAGCTCACCGGGCACCGAGAGTCGCAAGATATCTCCATGTACCGGCCGCAGCCGGGGCGCCAGTGAAGGGCCAAGCAATTCGGCGGCAGCCACCCCGTTGGCCACCACCACCTGCTCGGCCAGCACGCTCGAGCCATCCTCCAGATGCACCTTCCCCGGGCTCAACCGGAGCGCTCTGTGCCGCACTAAATCAAGCCCAGCGAGCAGCGCCATACAAAGTTTTCGCGGATCAACCTGGTGGTCGCCGGGCACGAAGTGCCCGCTCAACCCGGCCGCTAAAAATGGCTCCTGACTCCGGAGTTCCCGTGAGCTCACAGCTTGTGTTGGTACTCCCAGCTCGCTTTGCGCCGCCATTAACTCGACTAGGGCCCGCCGGTCCGCTGCGTCCACACCGAGCAGCAAGGTGCCTTGAGCGCAGTAACCAATATCGGCATCGAGCTGACTGGCGAAACCGGGCCAGAGCGCTGCAGAGCGCAACAGTTGCTCTTGCAACGCCTGCTCTTGGAAGTGGAACTCGGTCACCGGGGCCAGCATCCCGGCAGCCGCAAAACTGGCTCCGGAACCCGGGTCCGGATCAATAATGAGCACCGAATGTCCGGCTCGTTTTAGCCGCCAGGCAATGCTGAGGCCAATCACTCCGGCACCGATGACGGCGACGTCGACGACCCGGGCGCGAGCCACAGCTGGGACAGGCACAGTGTTTTCCTTCCCTACGCCGGTATGATCCGGATCAGGTATGACGGTCGGTGTGCTCGTTAGACACACCCTCTCAGCCCTTGGACGGCGGGCTCCCGCGGTGTCTTCAGTCTAACCGTCCGGCTTGCCGCTGCCCAGTTCCGCCCAGGTCCAGTTCCGCCCGGGCCCAGTTCGAGCGCAGTGCCAAAGCAACAAGGAATGCTGTCGGGCCAGCGGCTAGGCTGGTTGAGTGAACAGCCTTCTCGACGCCTCTCTATATTTGTGTACTGATGCCAGAACCGCTCGCGGCGACCTAGCCAGCTTCCTCGAGGAGGCTTATGCCGGCGGGGTGGACATTATTCAGCTCCGAGATAAGCAGATCGAGGCAGCCGCCGAGTTGGAGGCGCTTGAGGTGCTGCGGAGCGTTGCTGAGCGGCACGGCAAACTGTGGGC is a window encoding:
- the thiO gene encoding glycine oxidase ThiO produces the protein MPVPAVARARVVDVAVIGAGVIGLSIAWRLKRAGHSVLIIDPDPGSGASFAAAGMLAPVTEFHFQEQALQEQLLRSAALWPGFASQLDADIGYCAQGTLLLGVDAADRRALVELMAAQSELGVPTQAVSSRELRSQEPFLAAGLSGHFVPGDHQVDPRKLCMALLAGLDLVRHRALRLSPGKVHLEDGSSVLAEQVVVANGVAAAELLGPSLAPRLRPVHGDILRLSVPGELSPLLSHTVRALVRGSSVYLVPRQDGSLVIGASQREDASSLPSAGAVYALLRDAQALLPAVAELALNEVTARARPATVDNAPLLGRVSEQVLLATGFFRHGVLLAPLAAEISLQLLTGDPAATPLGFRPQRFREKQGDGRRSPLLDRGTGR